A region of Panicum virgatum strain AP13 chromosome 8N, P.virgatum_v5, whole genome shotgun sequence DNA encodes the following proteins:
- the LOC120684565 gene encoding protein ACCELERATED CELL DEATH 6-like: MADVAANQADQAAAAAAPTTTASAAPDINARPPVLHPQLFVAARRGDIEGLKELLLLRNDGDQQGGPAAATATTTAQVVLEVDRPPAAAPLLHLLDGVTRNEGDSLLHVVAACGNGENFLDCAKMICQGRSGFLVARNNRGDTPLHCAASAGNEGMISCIMALAAAGDETTVTEFLRMRNKCGETALHQAVRAGSKDSMDKLMSVDPELAAVPSEADEGNTTSPLYLAISLGKEDIAEHLIQKSNGRLSCSGPHRRNVLHAAVTRRKALPMLLELFKDVTVQVQQGARSVSTVPLLWQLTMQRDIDGSTPLHLAASLDWWPESWVVSERFKHIWPWSKSTATLLLDANSCSAYQPDNKGLYPIHIAAWADNLDVTKVLLERCPDCATLRDGKGRTFLHVAAGRRRATHHKVAYYVCRQMEHPLVLNMQDNDGDTALHHAIHVGNLVVFNCLIRNTKVDLSIANKDELTPLDLSWAKLPRSLHYRSHPRAVISRTLLVVGAPAGGSRSDLFREKYIGERDEKKKSEDVAKTTEAMGIVSVLIATVTFASAFTLPGGYYQSASDGGVPGTPILAGSYAFNAFIVADALAFICSCLATFSLVFAGVPAMELSARHRHTNISLQLLYASGGSLMASFALGLYLVLAPTAAHATAITVCVFSSGALVFGNMEAWQLLRGVNTARARLGIRRLLATWCDLASATGVSLLFPFASLIVIFGLPAITGTRNKLSSLYAVGAVIFGLQSLGLLTGPPLIRLMIQRWKYYKTNGGLVKYLEDFPDLCKL, translated from the exons ATGGCGGACGTAGCCGCAAACCAAGCGGACcaagctgccgctgctgctgctcccaccACGACGGCTTCCGCGGCACCAGACATCAATGCACGGCCGCCCGTGCTACATCCCCAGCTGTTCGTGGCTGCTCGCCGCGGCGACATCGAGGGGCTAaaggagctgctgctgctgcggaacGATGGCGACCAGCAAGGAGGCCCTGCCGCGGccacagcgacgacgacggcgcaaGTCGTCCTGGAAGTTGATCGCCCCCCCGCTGCAGCTCCGTTGCTGCATCTTCTTGATGGGGTGACCCGCAACGAAGGGGACTCCCTGCTCCACGTCGTTGCAGCCTGCGGCAACGGCGAAAACTTCCTCGACTGCGCCAAGATGATTTGCCAAGGCAGAAGCGGCTTCCTGGTCGCGCGCAACAACAGGGGCGACACGCCCTTGCACTGCGCCGCTAGCGCTGGGAACGAGGGCATGATCTCCTGCATCATGGcgctcgcggcggccggcgacgagacGACGGTCACGGAGTTCCTGAGGATGCGGAATAAGTGTGGGGAGACTGCCCTGCACCAGGCGGTGCGCGCTGGCAGCAAGGACTCCATGGACAAGCTCATGTCCGTGGATCCAGAGCTGGCCGCTGTTCCAAGTGAGGCTGACGAGGGGAACACAACTTCGCCGTTGTACCTGGCCATTTCATTGGGGAAGGAGGATATTGCAGAGCATCTAATCCAGAAAAGCAACGGCAGGCTTTCCTGCTCCGGACCACACAGGCGAAACGTTTTGCATGCAGCTGTAACTCGCAGAAAAG CGCTGCCAATGCTTTTGGAATTATTCAAGGACGTGACGGTCCAAGTGCAACAAGGGGCTAGGTCAGTGAGCACTGTACCCCTTCTCTGGCAGCTGACTATGCAACGTGACATTGACGGGAGCACCCCTCTTCACTTGGCTGCATCACTGGATTGGTGGCCCGAATCTTGGGTTGTCTCCGAAAGGTTCAAACACATTTGGCCATGGTCAAAATCTACAGCCACACTGCTACTAGATGCCAACAGTTGTTCGGCATATCAACCGGACAATAAAGGGTTGTATCCCATACATATTGCTGCCTGGGCTGATAACCTCGACGTCACCAAGGTCCTGCTTGAGAGGTGTCCGGACTGCGCCACTCTGCGAGATGGCAAAGGAAGAACATTCCTCCATGTTGCTGCCGGGCGACGACGGGCTACGCATCACAAAGTGGCTTACTATGTGTGTCGACAGATGGAGCATCCATTGGTTCTAAATATGCAGGACAACGACGGGGACACCGCGCTTCACCATGCCATCCATGTGGGAAATCTGGTAGTCTTTAACTGTCTGATTCGGAATACAAAGGTGGATCTTAGTATAGCAAATAAGGATGAGCTGACACCTCTCGATCTTTCGTGGGCTAAGCTTCCTCGAAGTTTACATTATCGATCG CATCCAAGAGCTGTAATATCGAGGACATTACTAGTGGTGGGAGCTCCAGCTGGGGGAAGTCGTTCTGACCTCTTCCGCGAGAAATATATTGGCGAAAGAGATGAGAAAAAAAAGTCAGAGGATGTGGCAAAAACAACAGAGGCCATGGGCATTGTCTCTGTGCTTATTGCGACTGTGACATTTGCATCAGCTTTCACATTGCCTGGAGGTTACTATCAATCAGCAAGCGACGGTGGTGTGCCTGGGACGCCAATTCTCGCTGGGAGCTATGCGTTCAATGCGTTTATTGTCGCCGATGCATTGGCATTCATCTGTTCATGTTTGGCTACCTTCAGTCTGGTCTTTGCCGGGGTGCCTGCCATGGAGCTCTCTGCACGCCATAGGCATACCAACATTTCTCTGCAGTTGCTGtatgcttcaggaggaagcttgATGGCCTCTTTTGCCTTGGGGTTATACCTGGTGCTGGCACCAACTGCTGCTCATGCCACAGCAATCACGGTCTGTGTGTTTAGTTCTGGAGCTTTGGTCTTCGGAAACATGGAAGCTTGGCAGTTGCTGCGCGGGGTAAACACGGCCCGTGCCAGGTTAGGAATACGAAGACTGCTTGCAACTTGGTGTGATTTAGCCTCGGCCACCGGTGTTAGTTTGTTGTTTCCCTTCGCTTCGTTGATAGTAATATTCGGTCTCCCAGCAATAACCGGCACTCGGAACAAGCTCTCCAGTCTCTATGCAGTAGGCGCGGTTATTTTTGGTTTACAAAGCTTAGGCCTTCTCACGGGACCTCCACTTATTCGATTGATGATACAGAGATGGAAATATTATAAAACGAATGGAGGTTTGGTAAAATATTTGGAAGACTTTCCTGACTTGTGTAAACTATAG